A portion of the Pectobacterium brasiliense genome contains these proteins:
- a CDS encoding methyl-accepting chemotaxis protein, producing MLKNMKLGTMLGTGFTFVIIIGCLVALFGRMQLAELGSNIQLLSQVRITNLLQMQDVKDNVNTVSRSVRNIALMDNRQEMEQEHQRIEGLLQQNLKMLEALHTRAISPEARERIQNLMALSPPYREALNKAITLGLSGQTEEARKVIFTEMRDTQGAVFKALDDMIAVQKNLTVETADTSDRQASNSGTLMLIIAGLAALLGALIAWMITRRIKNQLGGEPAYAVEIAQQVAQGNLALDIVLVPGDNRSVLAAMALMRDSLSQTVDQVRQSSESIATGATQISSGNTDLSQRTEEQASNLQQTAASMEQMNTTIKQNTDTVNMASELAQSASVTASKGGDVVNNVVTTMQDITSSSHKIGDIIGVIDGIAFQTNILALNAAVEAARAGEQGRGFAVVAGEVRSLAQRSASAAKEIKELIEESVEKVETGSLLVNEAGTTMSEIVEQVRRVAELLSEIGVTTREQSQGISQVNDAVNQLDEVTQQNAALVEESATAADSLSEQARRLVELMSVFRLANTPAQAVRQAAPRAPQALTLAAKPSVKNNSQDWESF from the coding sequence ATGTTAAAAAATATGAAATTGGGAACGATGCTCGGCACGGGTTTCACCTTTGTCATTATTATTGGCTGCCTTGTGGCGCTATTTGGCCGTATGCAGTTGGCTGAGCTCGGCAGCAACATCCAATTGTTGTCACAAGTTCGTATCACCAATCTGCTGCAAATGCAGGATGTCAAAGACAACGTCAATACGGTCTCGCGTTCAGTACGCAACATTGCGCTAATGGATAACCGTCAGGAGATGGAACAAGAGCACCAGCGCATCGAAGGATTGCTACAGCAGAACCTGAAAATGCTGGAAGCATTACACACTCGTGCCATTTCTCCCGAAGCGCGTGAACGCATTCAGAATTTGATGGCGCTCAGCCCTCCCTATCGTGAAGCGCTGAATAAAGCCATTACCTTGGGTCTTTCGGGACAAACTGAAGAAGCGCGCAAAGTGATATTTACCGAAATGCGCGACACGCAGGGCGCAGTATTTAAAGCACTCGACGACATGATCGCCGTTCAGAAAAACTTAACCGTAGAAACAGCAGACACATCGGATCGCCAGGCAAGCAATTCTGGCACGCTGATGTTGATTATTGCCGGATTGGCAGCACTTTTGGGGGCGCTGATTGCCTGGATGATTACACGCCGCATCAAGAATCAGCTGGGCGGTGAACCCGCCTATGCCGTTGAAATTGCACAACAGGTCGCACAAGGTAATCTGGCGTTAGACATCGTTTTGGTTCCCGGAGATAACCGCAGCGTACTGGCTGCGATGGCGCTCATGCGCGATAGCCTCAGCCAGACTGTCGATCAGGTGCGACAAAGCAGCGAATCCATCGCGACCGGCGCTACCCAAATCTCAAGCGGCAATACCGATCTGAGCCAACGCACGGAAGAACAAGCGTCGAATCTACAACAGACAGCCGCGTCGATGGAACAGATGAATACCACGATCAAACAAAACACAGATACGGTAAATATGGCGTCCGAGCTGGCACAGTCGGCAAGCGTCACAGCAAGTAAAGGCGGTGATGTCGTCAATAATGTCGTCACCACGATGCAAGACATCACTTCCAGCTCACATAAAATCGGCGATATTATCGGCGTTATCGACGGCATTGCCTTCCAGACCAACATTCTGGCACTCAATGCTGCGGTAGAAGCCGCGCGAGCAGGAGAACAGGGACGAGGCTTTGCCGTTGTAGCGGGGGAAGTCCGTTCACTGGCGCAGCGTTCCGCTTCCGCGGCGAAAGAGATCAAAGAGCTGATCGAAGAAAGCGTAGAGAAAGTCGAAACGGGCTCACTGCTTGTCAACGAAGCAGGTACAACGATGAGCGAAATCGTTGAACAAGTGCGCCGTGTCGCAGAATTACTCAGTGAGATCGGTGTGACGACCCGAGAACAGTCGCAGGGCATTTCTCAGGTTAATGACGCTGTAAATCAGTTAGATGAGGTGACACAGCAGAATGCGGCGCTCGTTGAAGAATCGGCGACAGCAGCCGATAGCCTGAGCGAGCAAGCGCGCCGTCTGGTCGAACTGATGAGTGTTTTCCGTCTGGCTAACACTCCGGCACAAGCGGTTCGACAAGCCGCACCTCGAGCGCCACAGGCGTTGACGCTGGCGGCCAAACCCAGCGTAAAAAATAATTCTCAGGATTGGGAATCGTTTTAA
- the ygbI gene encoding DNA-binding transcriptional repressor YgbI: protein MIPVERHQQILALIAERGAVSINELTERLGVSHMTVRRDVQKLEQDGLLLSVSGGVRSPERLAIEPSHQDKSVMFSQQKEAIGKLAAQHIPFNSCIYLDAGTTTLSLARELAERDDLLIVTNDFVIAAFLIESSQCRMIHTGGTLCRENRSCIGEAVAQALRNLFIDIAFISASSWSLRGLSTPNEDKVVVKRAAVEASSKCVLLCDTSKYGRIATHLATPLSVFDSIITDDGLPAAAKDALGKMGVEVLVA, encoded by the coding sequence GTGATTCCAGTAGAACGTCATCAACAGATTCTGGCGCTGATCGCCGAGCGCGGCGCGGTAAGCATTAACGAACTGACTGAACGGCTGGGCGTGTCGCACATGACGGTACGGCGCGATGTGCAAAAGCTGGAGCAGGATGGCCTCCTGCTGAGCGTTTCCGGCGGCGTGCGTTCGCCTGAACGGCTGGCTATTGAGCCGTCGCATCAGGATAAATCGGTAATGTTCAGCCAGCAGAAAGAGGCGATTGGTAAACTGGCGGCGCAGCATATCCCGTTCAATAGCTGCATTTATCTGGATGCGGGCACTACCACGCTATCGCTGGCGCGCGAACTGGCCGAGCGCGACGATCTGCTGATTGTCACCAACGATTTTGTGATTGCCGCTTTTCTGATTGAGTCCAGCCAGTGCCGCATGATCCACACGGGCGGCACGCTGTGCCGGGAAAATCGCTCCTGCATTGGCGAAGCGGTGGCACAGGCGCTGCGCAACCTATTTATCGACATCGCCTTTATTTCCGCCTCTTCCTGGAGCCTGCGCGGGTTGTCCACGCCGAATGAAGACAAAGTGGTCGTGAAACGCGCAGCGGTGGAAGCCAGCAGCAAATGCGTACTGCTATGCGACACGTCAAAATACGGTCGCATTGCCACCCATCTCGCCACGCCGCTCAGCGTATTCGACAGCATCATCACCGACGACGGCCTACCCGCCGCCGCCAAAGACGCGCTGGGCAAAATGGGGGTTGAGGTGCTGGTGGCGTGA
- the otnK gene encoding 3-oxo-tetronate kinase yields MIKLGVIADDFTGATDIASFLVNNGLPTVQLNGVPPSDFKVETQAVVISLKSRSCPAEQAVADSLKALAWLQQQGCQQFYFKYCSTFDSTAKGNIGPVTDALLEQLGETQTVISPALPVNGRTVYQGHLFVMDQLLSESGMRHHPVTPMTDSNLMRVMEQQAAGQCGLVPYAVMDQGAEAVKQRLTQLKEQGIRYVVLDTLNEQHLLTQGEALRDMKLVTGGSGLAIGLARQWAEPAAQTGSATEAGKPQSGAGVVLSGSCSVMTNKQVAHYLKQAAGRAIDVARCLESDDAQQAYVQELTDWVKAHREDALAPLLYATSSPDELAQIQQRWGAEASSQAVEKLFAAVARQLQQDGFQRFIIAGGETSSIVVQTLGIHAFHIGPSISPGVPWVRSTNHPLSLALKSGNFGDEDFFARAQKEFAA; encoded by the coding sequence ATGATCAAGCTAGGTGTGATTGCCGACGATTTTACCGGTGCCACAGATATCGCCAGCTTTCTGGTGAACAACGGGCTGCCGACCGTGCAGCTCAACGGCGTACCGCCGTCCGATTTTAAGGTCGAGACGCAGGCCGTGGTGATAAGCCTAAAATCGCGTTCCTGCCCGGCGGAACAGGCCGTGGCGGATTCACTCAAGGCGCTGGCGTGGCTGCAACAGCAAGGCTGCCAGCAGTTCTACTTTAAATATTGCTCCACCTTCGACAGCACCGCGAAAGGCAACATCGGTCCGGTGACCGATGCACTGTTAGAGCAGCTTGGCGAAACGCAAACCGTCATTTCTCCGGCGCTGCCGGTGAACGGCAGAACCGTCTATCAGGGTCATTTATTCGTGATGGATCAGCTGCTGTCTGAATCCGGGATGCGCCACCATCCCGTCACGCCGATGACGGACAGCAACCTGATGCGCGTCATGGAACAGCAGGCGGCGGGGCAATGCGGGCTGGTGCCGTATGCGGTGATGGATCAGGGTGCAGAGGCCGTTAAGCAGCGGCTGACGCAGTTGAAAGAACAAGGCATACGCTATGTGGTGCTGGATACGTTGAACGAACAGCACCTGTTAACGCAGGGCGAGGCGCTGCGCGATATGAAGCTGGTCACTGGTGGTTCCGGCCTGGCGATTGGCCTGGCACGTCAGTGGGCAGAGCCCGCAGCACAGACAGGCTCCGCCACCGAGGCGGGCAAGCCACAATCCGGCGCAGGCGTTGTGCTATCCGGCTCCTGTTCGGTGATGACCAACAAGCAGGTCGCTCACTACCTGAAACAGGCGGCGGGTCGCGCGATTGACGTCGCACGCTGCCTAGAGAGCGACGACGCTCAGCAAGCCTACGTGCAGGAATTGACCGACTGGGTGAAGGCACACCGTGAGGACGCACTCGCTCCGCTGCTGTACGCCACGTCGTCACCCGACGAACTGGCGCAGATTCAGCAGCGCTGGGGGGCGGAAGCCAGCAGCCAGGCAGTGGAGAAGCTGTTTGCCGCCGTCGCCCGCCAGCTTCAGCAGGACGGCTTCCAGCGCTTCATCATCGCGGGCGGGGAAACCTCCAGCATCGTGGTGCAAACGCTGGGCATTCACGCGTTCCATATCGGGCCGTCCATTTCTCCCGGCGTGCCGTGGGTGCGTTCCACCAATCATCCGCTCTCGCTGGCGTTGAAATCCGGCAATTTTGGTGATGAAGACTTCTTTGCACGCGCCCAAAAGGAGTTTGCCGCATGA
- a CDS encoding helix-turn-helix domain-containing protein, with product MAAKMKELQEMAKSLHEHGGITDTTMERINNRVAAREFRERIEQAQAMSGADIQNMRSRYKMSQSSLAYALNMSVESVSKWERNEKKPSGAALRLLNIINEKGLDIFAS from the coding sequence ATGGCTGCAAAGATGAAAGAGCTACAGGAAATGGCGAAAAGCCTGCATGAACATGGGGGTATCACTGATACCACGATGGAACGCATCAATAATCGGGTTGCAGCAAGGGAATTCCGTGAACGCATTGAGCAAGCTCAAGCAATGAGTGGTGCAGACATTCAGAACATGCGTTCCCGTTATAAAATGTCGCAATCTTCTTTAGCTTACGCTCTCAATATGTCCGTTGAGAGCGTCTCAAAATGGGAACGAAATGAGAAGAAGCCCTCAGGGGCTGCGCTACGTCTTCTCAATATAATCAACGAGAAAGGTCTCGATATTTTTGCCAGTTAG
- a CDS encoding GntP family transporter encodes MATSLLLCIAIAGVLLLLLMVIKFKIQPFVALLVVSLLVALATGIPTAEVMKVITSGMGGILGSVAIIIGLGAMLGRMIEVSGGAESLAHRFAQLMGPGLMVAALTIAAFILGIPVFFDVGFIILAPIIYGFAKVAKVSPIKFGLPVAGVMLTVHVALPPHPGPVAAAGLLNADIGWLTIIGLLVSIPVGIISYWAAKAMNRRKYALSVEVLEQLQMAKPEDSTPNTAPVSAPSAGLIAALIAIPIAIIMLGTVSATILPAGHPVRNVMSLVGSPAVALLIALGLAFWLIALRRGWSLEKASGVMGDAMPAAAMVIMVTGAGGVFGKVLVESGIGKALADTLTSIHLPLVPAAFILSLALRASQGSATVAILTTCGLLSEAVSGLNQMQLVLVTLSACFGGLGLSHVNDSGFWIVTKYLGLSVADGLRTWTVLTTILGLAGFLFTWALWLVM; translated from the coding sequence ATGGCCACCTCGCTCTTACTCTGCATCGCTATCGCCGGGGTATTACTCCTGCTGCTGATGGTCATTAAATTTAAAATTCAGCCCTTTGTCGCCCTACTGGTTGTCAGTTTACTCGTTGCATTGGCAACCGGTATTCCTACGGCTGAAGTGATGAAGGTGATTACCTCCGGCATGGGCGGTATTCTCGGTTCGGTGGCGATTATTATCGGCCTCGGCGCCATGCTGGGTAGAATGATCGAAGTGTCCGGCGGCGCGGAATCCTTAGCACACCGCTTCGCTCAATTAATGGGACCGGGATTAATGGTGGCGGCATTAACCATCGCCGCGTTTATTCTGGGTATTCCGGTCTTTTTCGATGTCGGCTTTATTATCCTTGCTCCGATTATTTACGGCTTTGCGAAAGTCGCTAAAGTTTCCCCGATTAAATTCGGCTTGCCCGTCGCGGGTGTGATGCTGACCGTGCACGTCGCGCTGCCGCCCCACCCCGGCCCGGTTGCCGCTGCAGGTCTGTTGAATGCAGATATCGGCTGGCTGACCATCATCGGCCTGCTGGTGTCGATTCCTGTCGGCATCATCAGCTACTGGGCGGCCAAAGCCATGAACCGCCGCAAGTACGCGCTTTCCGTTGAAGTGTTAGAACAATTACAGATGGCAAAGCCGGAAGATTCGACGCCGAACACGGCTCCCGTATCCGCCCCTTCGGCTGGGCTGATTGCCGCGCTGATCGCGATTCCTATCGCCATCATTATGCTCGGCACCGTGTCTGCCACCATTCTGCCTGCCGGACACCCGGTGCGTAACGTGATGTCCCTGGTCGGGTCTCCCGCCGTAGCGCTGCTGATTGCACTGGGATTAGCGTTCTGGCTGATTGCCCTGCGTCGCGGTTGGTCGCTGGAGAAAGCCAGCGGCGTGATGGGCGATGCCATGCCTGCCGCCGCAATGGTCATTATGGTGACCGGTGCCGGTGGTGTGTTCGGTAAAGTACTGGTCGAATCGGGCATCGGTAAAGCGCTGGCGGATACGCTGACCAGCATTCACCTGCCGCTGGTGCCTGCCGCATTTATTCTGTCGCTGGCGCTGCGTGCCTCGCAAGGTTCGGCTACCGTCGCCATTCTCACCACCTGCGGCCTGCTGAGTGAAGCTGTCAGCGGTCTGAACCAGATGCAGCTGGTGCTGGTGACGCTCTCTGCCTGCTTTGGTGGGCTGGGCCTGTCGCACGTCAATGACTCCGGCTTCTGGATTGTCACCAAATATCTGGGGCTGTCCGTCGCCGACGGCCTGCGCACCTGGACGGTGCTGACGACGATCCTCGGGCTGGCCGGGTTCCTCTTCACCTGGGCACTGTGGTTAGTCATGTAA
- a CDS encoding type II toxin-antitoxin system RelE/ParE family toxin, with the protein MAVYTTKLFDKKLKSEILSDSYLCEIAREVMNGRFEGDLGGGVLKKRIALNAGKSAGARTIIFFKLGSNLFFADGWKKNQVRKGVKEIQDDELAVYKDIAGDLFQLTVQQIAQLVKVKELREVECDGCKDERATGNGEKPA; encoded by the coding sequence GTGGCGGTATACACAACTAAGCTCTTCGATAAAAAACTAAAAAGCGAAATACTTTCTGATAGTTATCTTTGTGAGATTGCTCGTGAGGTGATGAATGGCCGTTTTGAGGGTGACCTTGGCGGTGGTGTGCTTAAAAAACGAATTGCATTGAATGCCGGAAAGAGTGCAGGAGCCAGAACAATCATCTTTTTCAAGCTGGGCTCTAATCTATTTTTTGCCGATGGATGGAAGAAAAATCAGGTCAGGAAAGGCGTTAAAGAAATTCAAGATGATGAGCTGGCTGTTTATAAAGACATTGCTGGTGACCTATTTCAACTCACCGTTCAACAAATAGCTCAATTGGTCAAAGTGAAAGAACTACGAGAGGTGGAATGCGATGGCTGCAAAGATGAAAGAGCTACAGGAAATGGCGAAAAGCCTGCATGA
- a CDS encoding DUF1778 domain-containing protein, which translates to MKPETKEAPINIRAKASQRDLIDMAANLVSKSRTDFMLEAACREAQDILLDQRLFILDNEQFDEFLAELDAPITEERQARINDLMSRKSPWE; encoded by the coding sequence ATGAAACCTGAAACTAAAGAAGCGCCAATCAATATTCGGGCCAAAGCCTCCCAACGGGATTTGATCGATATGGCTGCAAACCTTGTGTCAAAATCGCGTACCGATTTTATGCTTGAAGCAGCCTGCCGCGAGGCGCAGGACATTTTGTTGGATCAACGTTTGTTTATTTTGGATAACGAACAGTTTGACGAATTTTTGGCCGAGTTGGATGCGCCTATCACCGAAGAGCGTCAGGCTCGCATTAACGATCTAATGAGCCGCAAATCGCCATGGGAATAA
- the otnC gene encoding 3-oxo-tetronate 4-phosphate decarboxylase, with translation MSEKHHSTEAALNSEQRARAEMVKLGASFFQRGYATGSAGNLSLLLDDGTLLATPTGSCLGELDAERLSKVSLSGEWISGDKPSKEVSFHLSIYRNDPDCKAIVHLHSTYLTALSCLEGLDTQDAIKPFTPYVVMRVGKVPVVPYYRPGDARLGEDLAKLASRYKAFLLANHGPVVTGKDLRAAADNMEELEETAKLIFILGDRKIRYLTADDIAELS, from the coding sequence ATGAGTGAAAAACACCACAGCACAGAAGCTGCGCTAAACAGCGAACAACGCGCCCGCGCGGAAATGGTCAAGCTGGGCGCGTCATTTTTCCAGCGCGGCTATGCCACTGGCTCCGCGGGCAATCTCTCACTGTTACTGGATGACGGCACGCTGCTGGCAACGCCGACCGGCTCCTGCCTTGGCGAACTGGATGCCGAGCGGCTGTCCAAAGTCAGCCTGAGCGGCGAGTGGATCTCCGGGGATAAGCCGTCGAAAGAGGTCAGCTTTCACCTGTCTATTTACCGTAACGATCCCGACTGTAAGGCGATTGTCCACCTGCACAGCACTTACCTGACAGCGCTCTCGTGTCTGGAAGGGTTGGATACGCAGGATGCCATCAAGCCGTTCACACCTTATGTGGTCATGCGCGTCGGTAAAGTGCCTGTCGTTCCTTATTACCGCCCCGGCGATGCCCGGCTCGGTGAAGATCTGGCGAAGCTGGCTTCGCGCTACAAGGCGTTCTTATTGGCTAACCACGGCCCGGTCGTCACTGGTAAAGATCTGCGAGCGGCGGCGGACAACATGGAAGAGCTGGAAGAAACCGCCAAGCTAATTTTTATTCTCGGCGATCGAAAAATTCGCTACCTCACCGCTGACGATATTGCAGAGCTCTCTTGA
- the otnI gene encoding 2-oxo-tetronate isomerase yields MPKFAANLSMLFTDVPFLDRFKAAADAGFTSVEYLFPYEYPAPLLAEKLRENGLKQVLFNTAPGNIAAGEWGVSALPDRIEDARRDIDNALEYALALNCPSVLVMGGVVPPGEDRAAYQQTFIDNLRYAADKFAPHGINIMIEALSAKVKPNYLFASQYQALELANLIDRPNVYIQLDFFHAQIVDGNLTQIIHDLAGRIGHIQIASVPARHEPDEGEINYPFIFAELDRVNYSGWVGCEYNPRGKTEDGLGWAKPWLEKKH; encoded by the coding sequence ATGCCTAAGTTTGCTGCCAATCTTTCTATGCTGTTTACCGATGTACCGTTTCTCGACCGTTTTAAAGCCGCTGCCGATGCGGGTTTCACCTCGGTTGAGTACCTGTTTCCTTATGAATATCCGGCACCGCTGCTGGCGGAAAAGCTACGGGAAAATGGCCTGAAGCAGGTGTTGTTCAATACCGCGCCCGGCAATATTGCGGCAGGTGAATGGGGTGTTTCTGCGCTGCCCGACCGCATTGAAGATGCCCGCCGGGACATCGATAACGCCCTGGAATATGCGCTGGCGCTCAACTGCCCTTCGGTGCTGGTGATGGGGGGTGTCGTGCCGCCCGGTGAAGACCGTGCTGCCTATCAGCAAACCTTCATCGATAACCTACGCTACGCCGCCGATAAATTTGCACCACACGGCATCAATATCATGATTGAAGCGCTGAGTGCGAAGGTGAAACCGAATTACCTGTTCGCCAGTCAGTATCAGGCGCTGGAATTAGCCAATCTGATCGACCGACCGAATGTGTATATCCAGCTGGATTTCTTCCACGCGCAGATTGTCGATGGCAACCTGACGCAAATTATTCACGATTTGGCTGGCCGTATCGGACATATTCAAATTGCTTCGGTTCCTGCACGGCATGAACCCGATGAAGGGGAAATTAATTATCCGTTCATCTTTGCCGAATTGGATCGCGTGAATTATTCCGGCTGGGTTGGCTGTGAATATAACCCACGCGGTAAAACGGAAGACGGGTTGGGATGGGCTAAACCTTGGCTGGAGAAAAAACACTAA
- a CDS encoding methyl-accepting chemotaxis protein, with product MNLLKNMKLGTMLGTGFASVIIIGLMVAVLGRMHLVDLGEDIESLSEKNLTGLILIQDAKSGFDAVARSVRNIGLTDDRDRIQEEKRLIDQQIARNTETLTKLYEHLSEPEARDSLESLTQARPAYREAVNKAVELGLSESAEERAQAVQLMVNEMQVTQAPVFAALDSMAELQKKRTLEMTASAMQEARSDGNTLIFYAAIAVLVGILVSVLITRTIKGLLGGEVAYAAQIAQTVAQGNLAVAVNLRPGDDRSVLAAMNGMRKSLSSIVEQVRESSESIATGASQIAAGSTDLSQRTEEQAANLQQTAASMEEMSQTVRQNADTVRNAAQLAQAASNTAAKGGEAVGNIVVTMKEITDSSHKIGDIISVIDGIAFQTNILALNAAVEAARAGEQGRGFAVVAGEVRSLAQRSATAAKEIKELIGHSVEKVEVGSRLVSDAGTTIEELVRQARHVADLINEIGVTTQEQESGVSQIHDAVNQLDQVTQQNAALVEQSASAADSLSDQAAHLVELMKTFTVEGGSSQHIAPPLKRPTSASFSLANPKHRAGNDKQNWETF from the coding sequence CTGAATCTGCTGAAAAACATGAAACTCGGTACGATGTTGGGTACGGGGTTCGCCTCTGTCATCATCATCGGTCTGATGGTCGCCGTTCTGGGGCGCATGCATCTGGTTGATCTGGGTGAAGATATTGAATCGCTGTCAGAAAAAAACCTGACCGGTCTCATCCTGATACAAGACGCCAAGAGCGGCTTTGATGCCGTAGCACGTTCAGTACGTAACATTGGCCTGACTGATGACAGGGACCGTATTCAGGAAGAAAAGCGCCTGATCGATCAGCAAATTGCCCGCAATACGGAAACCCTGACCAAGCTGTATGAACACCTGTCTGAACCAGAAGCCCGCGACTCGCTGGAGAGCCTGACACAGGCGCGGCCGGCTTACCGGGAAGCCGTAAATAAAGCTGTTGAGCTCGGCCTGTCGGAAAGTGCCGAAGAGAGAGCACAAGCCGTGCAGCTGATGGTCAATGAAATGCAGGTTACGCAGGCCCCCGTTTTCGCCGCGCTAGACAGCATGGCAGAATTACAGAAAAAGCGGACGCTGGAAATGACGGCAAGCGCCATGCAGGAAGCACGCTCAGATGGTAACACCCTGATCTTCTATGCAGCGATTGCGGTTCTCGTTGGCATTCTGGTTTCCGTCCTGATTACTCGTACTATCAAAGGTTTGTTGGGTGGCGAAGTGGCTTACGCCGCACAGATCGCTCAGACGGTTGCGCAGGGAAATCTGGCGGTAGCCGTCAACCTACGTCCCGGTGATGACCGTAGCGTGCTGGCCGCCATGAATGGCATGCGCAAAAGTCTGAGTAGCATTGTTGAACAGGTACGTGAGAGCAGCGAATCTATCGCCACCGGTGCCAGCCAGATCGCCGCGGGCAGTACCGATCTTAGCCAGCGTACAGAAGAACAAGCGGCTAACCTGCAACAAACCGCTGCCTCCATGGAAGAGATGAGCCAGACGGTGCGTCAGAATGCCGATACGGTGCGCAATGCCGCTCAACTGGCGCAGGCCGCCAGCAACACCGCGGCTAAAGGCGGTGAAGCTGTCGGCAATATTGTTGTCACCATGAAAGAGATTACCGACAGCTCGCACAAAATTGGCGACATCATTAGCGTCATTGACGGCATTGCCTTCCAGACCAACATTCTGGCGCTTAACGCCGCGGTAGAAGCCGCACGCGCAGGTGAACAAGGTCGTGGCTTTGCCGTGGTAGCAGGCGAAGTTCGCTCGCTGGCACAGCGTTCTGCAACGGCAGCCAAAGAGATTAAAGAGCTGATCGGCCACAGCGTCGAGAAAGTCGAGGTAGGCTCCAGACTGGTCAGCGATGCGGGAACGACAATCGAAGAACTGGTGCGTCAGGCGCGCCATGTTGCCGATCTAATTAACGAAATTGGCGTGACTACGCAGGAACAAGAGTCCGGCGTCTCGCAGATTCATGATGCCGTTAACCAGCTTGATCAGGTCACACAGCAGAACGCCGCACTCGTTGAACAATCCGCTTCCGCTGCCGATAGTCTGAGCGATCAAGCGGCCCATCTGGTCGAGCTGATGAAAACCTTCACCGTTGAGGGCGGGTCGTCACAGCACATTGCGCCGCCGTTGAAAAGACCCACCAGCGCCAGCTTCTCTCTCGCCAATCCAAAGCACAGAGCGGGAAACGATAAGCAAAACTGGGAAACCTTTTAA
- the ltnD gene encoding L-threonate dehydrogenase: protein MKKTSDYAVAVIGLGSMGFGAAASCINAGLTTYGVDINPQALERLRQAGAAQAETRIDAFADKLDAVVLLVVNAAQVNGILFGEPQVAAKLKPGTVVMVSSTISAQDAKNIEQRLAEHQLIMLDAPVSGGAVKAAAGDMTVMASGSDLAFEKLKPVLDAVAGKVYRIGEEIGLGATVKIIHQLLAGVHIAAGAEAMALAARADIPLDIMYDVVTNAAGNSWMFENRMRHVVDGDYTPKSAVDIFVKDLGLVTDTAKSLHFPLPLASTAFNMFTAASNAGFGKEDDSAVIKIFNGITLPEKKEAP, encoded by the coding sequence ATGAAAAAGACTTCTGATTATGCTGTCGCCGTTATCGGTCTGGGTTCCATGGGCTTTGGCGCTGCGGCGTCCTGCATCAACGCTGGCCTGACGACATACGGTGTCGATATCAATCCGCAAGCACTAGAGCGGTTACGTCAGGCAGGTGCAGCACAGGCCGAGACACGCATTGATGCCTTCGCTGACAAGCTGGATGCCGTCGTGCTGCTGGTGGTGAACGCCGCGCAGGTTAACGGGATTCTGTTCGGTGAGCCGCAGGTCGCAGCGAAACTCAAGCCCGGCACCGTGGTCATGGTGTCCTCCACGATCTCCGCGCAGGATGCCAAAAACATTGAACAGCGTCTGGCTGAGCATCAGCTCATCATGCTGGATGCACCCGTATCTGGCGGTGCAGTGAAAGCCGCCGCAGGCGACATGACGGTGATGGCATCCGGCTCCGATCTGGCTTTTGAGAAACTGAAACCCGTGCTCGACGCCGTCGCAGGCAAGGTCTACCGCATCGGTGAAGAGATCGGGCTGGGTGCGACCGTTAAAATTATCCACCAGCTGCTGGCAGGCGTACACATCGCCGCCGGCGCAGAAGCAATGGCGCTGGCCGCGCGTGCCGATATTCCGCTGGATATCATGTACGACGTGGTGACCAACGCCGCCGGGAATTCCTGGATGTTTGAGAACCGCATGCGCCACGTGGTGGACGGCGACTACACGCCGAAATCCGCCGTTGATATCTTCGTGAAAGATCTGGGACTGGTTACCGACACCGCCAAATCACTCCATTTCCCGCTGCCGCTGGCTTCCACCGCGTTCAACATGTTTACCGCAGCCAGTAACGCCGGATTCGGTAAAGAAGACGACAGCGCAGTCATCAAGATTTTTAACGGCATTACGCTGCCGGAAAAGAAGGAGGCACCATGA